The Chionomys nivalis chromosome 16, mChiNiv1.1, whole genome shotgun sequence genome includes the window TGAGCCTGGATCTCATGTAttccaggttgacctcaaacttactatgtagcccatgaCTCTATAGAGGTCGAAGGACATGGAGCCTCTCCACCCACAGAATCCTCACTGCTTTGCCCAAAGGGACATCCCTCCAGAGATGACCCATGCCTCTCTGGAGTTGGTTCTCCACAGTGGCTACCTTTTCATTCATCAGTCTTAAGACTTCTTGTATCTACCCTCAATCAGACACATCTCCTTTTTCAAAgcaaacttttaaatatattcagaGGGCAACAAGCATCATTCATTCCTCTGAGATCCAGTGTAAGGAAATCCTCATTACTGAAGCCATGAGCGAGGCGGCAGTTTTAAACTTAAtggctgttttgctgttttgcaATTGTCTCATGCAGACTCACGGAGCAAGTCCTTCTGCCTGAAGTCCTGGGGTAATGAGGCTAGAGCAACATTCCTCAAGTCCCCTTGCGGCTCTCGGCTTCTGTCCCCATCACTTCCTGCATCACACCTCTCCAtagcacacacacaaccacagaaCTCTTCAACTAGGTACTGCCCAGGGGCTGACAGCCACAGCCACCCTAGGGAGCCTCACGGCTGGGGCCAGGGGAAGCAACTCCATAGTCTTTGAGTAGAAGTCTTTCATCCACGTCTGGCAGGTGGGGCTCTTGGGGAAAGAGCCCCAGAATGTTTCCCTGAGCAGCTACTCCTGCTTGCTGTAGGCTTTGCTCTCCCAGGACCTTGACCAAGAAGTTGATATACCTCATTGCCAAGCGAAGCGTTTCATTTTTGCTCAGCTTCTTGTCTGGAGGGTGAGTGGGGATGAGTTTCCTCAGCCTGGCGAAGGCGCTGTTGACACTCTGCTGCCTCCACCGCTCCCTCGTGTTTGTGAAGATCTTTCTGGTCATGTCCAGGTTCCTgagatgggagaaaaaaagggacTTTGGTGGTCAAGACCTACAATCACATATTCTGCCAAGAGCCTGCAATGCTCGATCTTCTTAAGTCAGGCTTTAAGAAATCCATTTTGAGTGTTTTAGAAATATCttgtttaagaagaaaaaggatgGCAGAAGAAAGGGCAAAAGAAAAAACCCTGTAATCTTTTCCTCCTGACTGTTTCGAAGTCACCATTGCAAAATTGTGTTTAGTCTCGTCCCTGCCCCCCTCTTGTGAGGTCGGATCTCACATATTCCAGGTTAGCCGATGACAACCTTGAACTTCCACTCCTCTTACTttcacctcctgaatgctagggtGACAGTTATATGTCACCATTTTTTGGTTTCTgcatgctagggattgaacccagggcctcatgctggCCATGTAGCACTGACTGACTAAGCTGCATCTCCAACCCCACTACTTCCTTTATAACCTATCCCTCCCAGCTGATCAAAATCACCAACAGTATGGAATtgagcacacacatgaataaagtATATATTTAGCCCAGGAAGTGTTGGGTGTGAATGTGCTGTGTGTCAAGAGCTTTTCAGAATAGAGGAAAGGTGCCGAgccatagtggcacatgcctttaatcccagcacttgggaggcagaggcaggcagatctctgtgagctcaaggccaacctggtctacagagtgagttctaggacagtcaagactacacagagaaaccctgtctcaaaaaagccaaaacgagagagacagagagacagagagagacagagacagagagagacagagagagagagcgagcccaGCCTCTTCCTAAACCTGTCTATATGAGTCTTCACAGCATAGGGAAGTGGAGTGAGCCATAGTGTGCAGTGCTGTGCTGCTAGTGTTTCATGGACCGAGGTGTTCAATAAATTATATGTGGCGTGTCCTACTTTCTTATAAAATTGACTTTGCTTTGGTGATTTTGCCCACTGTAGGCTAAGGTGAGTGTTTTGAGCACTTTTAAGGGATGCTGGTCTAAGTGATCTTCTATAGGTTAGGTGTGTCAAATACATTGTCAATGTGTATTCTCAACCTATGGCAGATGCTTGAGGAGGGCTCAGAACTGCGTCACGAGTCAAGGCATGGCTTTATTGTACAGCTGGACCCTCCGGAGCAAGCTGCTTTTGTTTACCTGAGGGAAGAAAATAGATTCTGTAGAAGCAGAGAAACAGCACACTTACATGCTAGAGCAGGCTTCCAAGGAGACCACACCTCCCTGTAAATCAGGCATGTGGACTAGGTCTCTTCCTGTTTAGAAATGTGCACTGCCCCATTACCCTGTATCTAGCCTGAGTTATTTCTGAATATTTTGGCCTTTGGTTCTACATTAGAAGCATGTTGCCAGAACGTTACCCCAACTATACCTGAAACAGAAACCCAGATCAAGGGGACTTGACGACAGAAAGGAAACCCTTAGGGTTGTTCACACTGGAACTGGCCAGAACTGAGGGACAAAGTTGTCTTATCAAAAGAGGATTTAGCTCACTGCCAATTCAACTCTAGTCCCATGGGGAGTAGGGGTCCCTTTCAAGCTGGGAGCAAAGAAGATTAGGCAGGGTTAACTGGTTGTGGTGTTTTTCTAAGACGGCTGGAGTCTATTGTACtagacagacagaaggatcagttaaaaaagaaaggaaggaaggaaggaaggaaggaaggaaggaaggaaggaaggaaggaaggaaggaagggaaagaaaaaagaaaaagactgttcTAAAATGCAGGCTGCCATCAGGGGGATGCTTGGTAATTCCTTGTTGATTTAGCCTTGAGTGTTTGACTCTCCTTCTCCATGGGGGAAATAGAAATCAGTAACTTAACAAGCTGGAAAAGCTCAAAATAGAGGCCACTGGAAAATTGCTGCACTATACTTCTTAAATCAAAGGAAAATTGCATTTAGTGTTTTTCCCAGTTGCAAGGACTGATTGCCGCTAATTTTGATTTCAGAGCAAACTAAGAGAGGGGAAATTTCACACCAGATGCCATGGGTAGATGGTGAAATAAGGGCAAACATCAGTGTCACAACTGAGGCTTCCCGCTAGGCTGGGGttcattaacttttcttttttttcatttttgcacCACGAATCTTTTTGGTGGTCCAGGGAAGCCTAGGTTTGCAGTCCTCTCAGAACAGTGGCTTTAAATAGATATTGGTTCCTCTG containing:
- the Fktn gene encoding ribitol-5-phosphate transferase FKTN isoform X5, which gives rise to MTRKIFTNTRERWRQQSVNSAFARLRKLIPTHPPDKKLSKNETLRLAMRYINFLVKVLGEQSLQQAGVAAQGNILGLFPQEPHLPDVDERLLLKDYGVASPGPSREAP